Proteins from one Oncorhynchus gorbuscha isolate QuinsamMale2020 ecotype Even-year linkage group LG18, OgorEven_v1.0, whole genome shotgun sequence genomic window:
- the LOC124003757 gene encoding cytokine-like protein 1, protein MRLAPFLCFFSFIWLADCAPPTCYSRVLGLSKEIMALLEKLHNYHLTKTCVEILPKMFLDVHNSCIVTKLRDFLYVVENLPTQYCRERPRIALLKRKVNNLYTIINRICYRDLVYFTDDCEAIETGQSTPRYGEDRLQLLVEEKR, encoded by the exons ATGAGACTCGCACCTTTCTTGTGTTTCTTCAGTTTTATTTGGTTGGCAGATTGTGCACCACCGACATGCTATTCCCGAGTGCTTGGCTTGAGCAAGGAAATAATGGCCCTTTTGGaaaaactacacaattatcatCTCACG AAAACCTGCGTGGAGATTCTGCCCAAGATGTTTCTGGATGTGCAC AATTCGTGCATCGTGACCAAGCTCCGTGACTTCCTCTATGTTGTGGAGAACCTTCCTACACAGTACTGCAGAGAGCGTCCCAGGATCGCGTTGTTGAAGCGCAAAGTCAACAACCTGTACACAATTATCAACCGAATCTGTTATCGG GACCTAGTGTATTTCACAGATGACTGTGAGGccattgagactggacagagtacCCCTCGCTACGGAGAGGACAGGCTCCAGCTGCTGgtggaagagaagagatga